A region of the Thermodesulfobacteriota bacterium genome:
AGCAATACTCCTATACAAAAACATTAGTTATAATTATTCGAAAGCCTTTACATTGTTGAATAAAATGGTGTATAATTCACCGAATTAGTTTTTCATAAAACTAATAGTTCTTTGACAATTTAAATCAATATAAAGACAAGAGATGCTGGTCTGGGAAACCGGTAATTTTTGGGTTGGGTGAATTATAATTTCTCGTAGGAGGTATAGGTATGGTACTGAGGCGTTCTCTTCTTTTATTGATTGCACTTCTTCTTCCAACAATAGCCTTTGCAACTACCACATATGTTGTCAAAAAGGGGGACAATCTTTACGATCTATCTAGGAAGTATGGAGTATCGGTAGAAGATATAAAAAAATTTAACAAGCTTGATAGTGTTAACTTAAATATTGGTGATGAATTACTTATTCCGAATTCAAATAAAGATGGCAATAATAAATATGTAGTAAAAAGTGGGGACACACTAAGTCAAATCGCTGAGAAGCTCGGCGTAAGAACAAAAGATTTAAGAGCAGCAAACAATTTAAAAAACGACAAACTAAGTATTGGTCAAACTCTTTTAATTCCGTCTAGTAAAAACAATTCAAATGAAGTAGTAGCTAAAAAAGCAGTTGCGCCTGAAAAGGCCCAGCCCGCTAGTCCAGCCAAAACAGAAATAACTACAGGCACTTACACCGTTAAAAGCGGGGACACATTAGGACATATTGCTGAGGCACATAAAGTAAAAACTGCCGTGCTAAAAAAGGCAAACAATCTTAAAAACAACAACCTTCAAATCGGGCAAAAGCTCGTTATACCAAATTCTTCAGATGTTATAGAAGTTAGAAAAGTTAAACAAAGCACTTCAGAGACTGCGCCAGAAGTTAAACATCCTAAGAGGGACTCTGGCAATACAAACATGACAGTATCAAACGTCTATATTGTAAATCAGGGCGATACTATATATGAAATATCTAACAGATTAAACCTTTCAAAAAACGATTTAAAAAAATACAACAACCTAGAAAGCAATTACCTGAAAATCGGCCAGGAGCTGTACCTGACTCCAAATAAAAAGATGCTAACAGTGTCTGAGCGTGCCGAGAAAAAACTAAAATCCAAATACACAAGCGAGTATAAAGTTAAGAGTGGAGACACTCTAGGGCATATTGCGGCAAAACACAAGACATCGGTATCAGATCTTAAAAAAGCCAATAACCTTAAAAACAGCAATCTTTCTATCGGTAAAGTTTTGA
Encoded here:
- a CDS encoding LysM peptidoglycan-binding domain-containing protein, whose translation is MVLRRSLLLLIALLLPTIAFATTTYVVKKGDNLYDLSRKYGVSVEDIKKFNKLDSVNLNIGDELLIPNSNKDGNNKYVVKSGDTLSQIAEKLGVRTKDLRAANNLKNDKLSIGQTLLIPSSKNNSNEVVAKKAVAPEKAQPASPAKTEITTGTYTVKSGDTLGHIAEAHKVKTAVLKKANNLKNNNLQIGQKLVIPNSSDVIEVRKVKQSTSETAPEVKHPKRDSGNTNMTVSNVYIVNQGDTIYEISNRLNLSKNDLKKYNNLESNYLKIGQELYLTPNKKMLTVSERAEKKLKSKYTSEYKVKSGDTLGHIAAKHKTSVSDLKKANNLKNSNLSIGKVLKVPAVAKKDKAVANKTTQQKTSRTKNTKYIVKRGDTLSVIADKYDVSVAKIKDASALKNNKIKVGDVLLIPGTHIVAVSKPIPAKKVSKPKTSRPSGAKYSVVTGDTLGKIANQFGVSVSELKKANNLKKNDLYVGMKLVIPGKTSIKPISTQTAKKSSTQNKSNGSANTVPADMKIKQDIIKTAVQYLGVPYKFGGNSLKYGIDCSAYVKKIFGKYNIDLPRTARDIYWHAGTKVAKSQLQTGDLVFFTTYAKFPSHVGIYMGNGQFIHASSGARKVSITSLNKKYYQKRYIGAKRIPVSAVFEKEYSQK